One Narcine bancroftii isolate sNarBan1 chromosome 3, sNarBan1.hap1, whole genome shotgun sequence DNA window includes the following coding sequences:
- the mrpl35 gene encoding large ribosomal subunit protein bL35m isoform X2 → MGALRQLLPLAQNNASRSSSVTQLVSRFATLNSYHVSSTTISTVTKLGSSVEYRFICAHKLATLNSVIPQSPSFQQPARTLTYCSLNKGKRKTVKAVVKRFLRLHCGLWVRRKAGHKKKLWKKRAKRKRRLRQHVFCNKTQSKMLDKMTTDFWKRRNWYVNDRYQIYHDRTNLKV, encoded by the exons atgg GAGCGTTGAGGCAACTCCTTCCATTAGCTCAGAATAATGCTTCAAGAAGTTCCTCTGTTACGCAACTGGTCTCCAGGTTTGCCACCCTCAACTCTTACCATGTCTCGTCTACGACCATTTCTACGGTAACCAAACTGGGATCATCTGTGGAGTATAGATTTATTTGTGCACACAAACTTGCCACTCTCAACAG TGTGATTCCTCAGTCTCCCAGTTTTCAACAGCCAGCAAGGACCCTAACCTATTGCAGCTTAAACAAAGGAAAACGTAAAACAGTAAAAGCTGTTGTCAAGAGATTCCTGAGACTGCATTGTGGACTATGGGTACGACGGAAG GCGGGTCATAAGAAGAAACTTTGGAAAAAGAGAGCCAAGAGAAAACGTCGACTCAGACAGCATGTCTTCTGCAACAAAACTCAAAGCAAAATGCTGGATAAAATGACAACCGATTTCTGGAAAAGGCGGAACTGGTATGTGAATGATCGGTACCAGATCTACCACGATCGAACTAACCTGAAGGTTTGA
- the mrpl35 gene encoding large ribosomal subunit protein bL35m isoform X1: MAALRSGLGALRQLLPLAQNNASRSSSVTQLVSRFATLNSYHVSSTTISTVTKLGSSVEYRFICAHKLATLNSVIPQSPSFQQPARTLTYCSLNKGKRKTVKAVVKRFLRLHCGLWVRRKAGHKKKLWKKRAKRKRRLRQHVFCNKTQSKMLDKMTTDFWKRRNWYVNDRYQIYHDRTNLKV; the protein is encoded by the exons GAGCGTTGAGGCAACTCCTTCCATTAGCTCAGAATAATGCTTCAAGAAGTTCCTCTGTTACGCAACTGGTCTCCAGGTTTGCCACCCTCAACTCTTACCATGTCTCGTCTACGACCATTTCTACGGTAACCAAACTGGGATCATCTGTGGAGTATAGATTTATTTGTGCACACAAACTTGCCACTCTCAACAG TGTGATTCCTCAGTCTCCCAGTTTTCAACAGCCAGCAAGGACCCTAACCTATTGCAGCTTAAACAAAGGAAAACGTAAAACAGTAAAAGCTGTTGTCAAGAGATTCCTGAGACTGCATTGTGGACTATGGGTACGACGGAAG GCGGGTCATAAGAAGAAACTTTGGAAAAAGAGAGCCAAGAGAAAACGTCGACTCAGACAGCATGTCTTCTGCAACAAAACTCAAAGCAAAATGCTGGATAAAATGACAACCGATTTCTGGAAAAGGCGGAACTGGTATGTGAATGATCGGTACCAGATCTACCACGATCGAACTAACCTGAAGGTTTGA